Genomic DNA from Candidatus Poseidoniia archaeon:
TCGCCAAGAACGTCGTCGCGGCCGGGATGGCCGACCGCTGCCAGATTGCGCTCGCCTATTCCATCGGCGTCGCCGACCCGCTCTGGGTCGACATCAAGACCTTCGGCACTGGCAACGCAACGAAAATCCGCAAGGCGATAGACCGCCAGTTCGACCTGCGGCCGCGTGCCATCATCGAG
This window encodes:
- a CDS encoding methionine adenosyltransferase domain-containing protein; amino-acid sequence: AKNVVAAGMADRCQIALAYSIGVADPLWVDIKTFGTGNATKIRKAIDRQFDLRPRAIIEDLDLLRPIYTPTAAYGHFGRELPDFTWEKRGVL